One Cohnella candidum genomic region harbors:
- a CDS encoding GntR family transcriptional regulator has product MSSLPLYKQIQNQLREQILSGKLRPGDRVPSEKELSHFFKVSQITTKQALAALADENMVIRIKGKGTFVAGRNGTDLLHSMQSGLKGIVGIIFPSIHMPVESLLFYYIQTLLHSRGYQTLIRVTDDRMDKEVEAIRMFRLFGVRGYIIFPAIDENYNEEILRLSLDKFPHVLVDRYLPNITSSSVTSENVGGTVLMLQHLLDAGCRNIAFLTQQDTNSNTHERIAGFEKAYTDRDLPIDKKFWFFVGNGQRNDEVTITRLKQFFMTHSEIEAVVAVDTIVAMLAYSVLQEMGLSVPNKIRLVSFDDPKLPFVPFIQQDTESIAKKAVDILIHQMEKSYSIERVTIPVRLVDNVRYPMPE; this is encoded by the coding sequence ATGAGTTCTCTGCCCCTGTACAAGCAGATTCAAAATCAACTTCGGGAACAAATCCTATCCGGGAAGCTTCGCCCCGGTGACCGCGTTCCTTCGGAGAAGGAATTATCGCATTTCTTCAAGGTGAGCCAAATCACCACTAAACAGGCGCTCGCCGCATTAGCTGACGAAAATATGGTTATACGGATTAAAGGCAAAGGAACGTTCGTCGCCGGTCGAAACGGAACGGATCTGCTCCACTCCATGCAATCAGGTCTTAAAGGGATCGTGGGCATTATTTTCCCTTCGATTCATATGCCCGTGGAAAGCTTACTGTTTTATTACATCCAAACTTTGCTTCATAGTAGAGGGTATCAAACGCTCATCCGAGTCACGGATGACAGGATGGACAAAGAAGTGGAAGCCATCCGGATGTTCCGGCTGTTCGGTGTCAGGGGGTATATCATTTTTCCTGCAATCGATGAAAATTACAATGAAGAAATCCTTCGTTTATCGCTGGATAAGTTTCCGCATGTCCTCGTGGACCGATATTTGCCGAACATCACAAGCAGCAGCGTCACGTCGGAAAATGTCGGGGGCACCGTCTTAATGCTTCAACATCTGCTGGATGCGGGATGCCGAAACATTGCGTTCTTAACGCAGCAAGACACAAATTCCAATACTCATGAACGGATAGCGGGATTCGAAAAAGCGTATACGGACCGGGATCTTCCTATCGATAAGAAGTTCTGGTTCTTCGTAGGCAACGGGCAAAGAAACGATGAAGTTACGATCACTCGGCTAAAACAGTTTTTCATGACGCACTCCGAAATCGAGGCAGTAGTAGCAGTGGATACGATAGTAGCCATGCTTGCCTACAGTGTATTGCAGGAAATGGGCCTCTCCGTACCGAACAAGATCAGGCTTGTTTCGTTTGATGATCCGAAATTGCCTTTCGTGCCGTTTATACAACAGGACACGGAAAGTATCGCGAAAAAAGCCGTCGATATACTCATCCATCAGATGGAGAAAAGTTATAGCATTGAGCGGGTCACTATTCCTGTACGGTTGGTTGATAATGTTAGATATCCGATGCCGGAATGA